TACAGCAAGCAACGACTATGTGTGCTTCTCGGCGTTGACGATCTCATAGTGGTGGACAGCGGTGATGCACTGCTCGTTTGTCCGAAGAACAGAGCCCAGGATGTAGGAAAAGTTTTGGAGCTGCTTCGACAGAAAGGGCTGGAGCAGTATCTTTGAGACAAGAAAATGCAGATTGGTTTCAGCCAATGAAAGCAAAAGTATTGCTTCAAGGCTATTATTTTGCACAGCGTTGATAGTTCCATTTACTCCAATTTTCAGATTACTCGAAGGCACAGACAGTGAAATTGTTGGCAATCCTCGGCAGCCCTAGACGCGGTGGCAACAGTGAAATTTTATTGGATCAGACCATCAGAGGCGCCCGTGGCTGTGGTCTCACAACAGAAAAAGTTGTTCTGCGAGATCTCAGAATCAGTCCATGCCTTGAAATATATCAGTGTGCCAAAGCCGGGGTGTGTGCCATTGATGATGATATGCAACCATTGCTTGGGAAGATCACGAGTTATGACCGACTTGTTGTGGCCTCCCCGGTATTTTTCTATAATGTTTCTGCGCAGACAAAAGCGATGATAGATCGCTGCCAGGCCCTGTGGGCCAGGAGATATCTCCTGCAGGAGCCGGTGTCATCTTTGCCTGAGAGGCAGGGTGCCTACATTGCAGTAGGGGCCACCAGGGGCAGGAAACTTTTTGTAGGCATAAAGCTCACCATGAGGTACTTTTTTGATGCCATTGACGTTCGCTGTGTAGGCGAGCTGCTGGTGAGGGGGGCAGACGAAATGGGGGCAGTCAGAGAGCAGAAACATGCGCTGGATGCGGCCTATGATCTCGGTTGTCGATTGGCGCAGCTGGAAAACGAGCAAGCAGGATAAGTTTAGCGCAACTATTCCGGCGCTTGCATTGACAACAAGGAGGATGCCATTGTCGAGAGGTCCTGCAGCTGCTTCTTGGCTGGGAGCTTTGTTGGCTGGACAGATTTCTCTGGGACGAAAGGTGCGCCTGAGGTCCAGCGGCAAAGTGAAGATAGCGTCGCTAGGGTTGGCGCTGCAACTCCTCTGGGGCTGCGGCGGACCCGTGGCCAATCATCTGATATCTATTTCCCTGACAAGGCCTGCTGACATCGAACCGTACCACCTCGAGACTGTTGGCATTCTGGAGATTGACAGCCCGCGGCAGAACATTGTTGGTTCAGAGTTGGCCCGGGAGATCAACAAAGGTTTGACTGGCGGGCCCTTACGGCCGCTGCTTGTCAAGGTGCCAGGCTACCTGGCCAGAGATGCTGCTTCAGTGAAAATGATAGCTCAGCAGGCAGGGGTGGAGTCTTTGTTCTTGGGGGAGATCACCGAATACGTGGTACAGGTAGAGAAAAAGACCAGGAAGGTGATTTCCACCAGGGAACCACAACAGGATGCTGACAGACAGTTGACCTGGATCGGCATCCAGGAAAATCCACTGATAGCAGATGCCTTCTATTACCTGCTGGCCTATCCACAGTCGGAGAAGGTTGTGGAGATGCCCTGTGAGGAGGCGGTGGTGCGCTTGACTTTGCAGGCCAGGATAGTGGTAGCTCGGACGGGAGAAACGATCTGGAGCCGGCGGGTTGCGAGGCGCTTGCGAAGACGAA
This genomic window from Deltaproteobacteria bacterium contains:
- a CDS encoding flavodoxin family protein — translated: MKLLAILGSPRRGGNSEILLDQTIRGARGCGLTTEKVVLRDLRISPCLEIYQCAKAGVCAIDDDMQPLLGKITSYDRLVVASPVFFYNVSAQTKAMIDRCQALWARRYLLQEPVSSLPERQGAYIAVGATRGRKLFVGIKLTMRYFFDAIDVRCVGELLVRGADEMGAVREQKHALDAAYDLGCRLAQLENEQAG
- a CDS encoding tetratricopeptide repeat protein, whose protein sequence is MSRGPAAASWLGALLAGQISLGRKVRLRSSGKVKIASLGLALQLLWGCGGPVANHLISISLTRPADIEPYHLETVGILEIDSPRQNIVGSELAREINKGLTGGPLRPLLVKVPGYLARDAASVKMIAQQAGVESLFLGEITEYVVQVEKKTRKVISTREPQQDADRQLTWIGIQENPLIADAFYYLLAYPQSEKVVEMPCEEAVVRLTLQARIVVARTGETIWSRRVARRLRRRTFLLDHMDVNQEVQKLLRSMAREIVNQLRPQRATVQRLLRAPLLGSSPKLTQLFRQGIQACARGEWHTGEEFFLEAVQQMPNEAIAYGNLGVVYEKTGRFKEAVAAYDRAHAARPQDPTYSYYSRSLRTAFAPQIDKDDLPSVVLDVCADGRIYIDGGSDSRREIGQAVAIYRSRAARDPQSGRFTELDEMEIARGEIVEVQPHMSIVRTFFVDVDHKVQRGDLTRFHSGKP